CAGATAAAGATTGAGAGGTCATGATTGTGTCTCCTAGAACTGTGTGAGTTGATAAGTTTGTATACTCTTTTCTTTGCTTTCCTCTACGATAGTTCTCTGGGACTGGTCTTCGCATCAGAGAGATTGGGGATTTTTGATTTGAAGTTCCGATGTAGAAGTCTGGTGGCTTATGAGTGTACTTAAGTAGTTATTCGGGAAAAATACTGATCTGAGGCCTAGATAGCCCCATATCGTTGGCAATGATCCGTATAAGTGAGGAGAGAAAAATAGATTCCAGACGAAAACGCCCCATTGATGGGCATGAGGAGCCTGGGAAGATACAGAGATTTATGGGGTCAGTCCTAAAAGATGATGGTTACTGGTGAATAACGGATCGCACTCTATAGATGGGTCGATTTTGAGATTCATGGTAGGTTCGCATGAGGAGTTCTCCGAGCAAACCAAAGCAAAATAGCTGTATGCCAGTCAAGAGAAGGACTACGACTAAAATGAGTAGGGGACGGCCGCCTATTTCTTCGCCAAAACCGAACTTGAGGATGGTGAGGTAGATCCCCAACAGAAATCCCACAAACATCGAGAGTAGGCCCATGGAGCCAAAGATGTGCATGGGCCGGGTGAGAAATGTCTTCATAAACCAAACGGTTAGGAGATCCATTAAGACTCGGAAGGTGCGTCCTAGACCATATTTGCTTTTGCCGTACTGCCGAGCATGGTGGCGTACTGGAATTTCGGTGATTCTGGCTCCTTCGATAAAGGCTAAGGCGGGTAAGAAGCGGTGGAGTTCTCCATAGAGGTTCATATCGGCGACAACTTCGGCGCGATAGGCTTTGAGGGAGCATCCGTAGTCATGGAGTTGGACTCCTGTAACTTTGCCGATGATCCAGTTGGCGATTTTAGAGGGTAGGAGCCTAGTGACTGCATCATCTTGGCGTTGTTTGCGCCAACCACTGACGAGATCGTAGCCTTGTTCGATGGTTTCTAGGAGTAGGGGAATGTCGGCGGGGTCGTTTTGAAGATCGGCATCAAGGGTAATGAAAATATTTCCTTGGGCATATTCAAATCCAGCAGCCATGGCTGGGGTTTGACCATAATTTCTCCGTAGAATAACGGCTTTGAGATGGGGGGTTTTGTGGGCGAGTTCGGTTAAGAGTTCTGTGGAGCCGTCGCTGGAGCCATCATCGACGCAGATGAGTTCGTAGGTGCGTTGGGTTTGGGGGAGTATTTTGGAGATCGCCTCTACCAATAGCGGCAGGCTTTCTACTTCGTTGTAAATGGGAGCAATCACGGAAATTTCGGGCTTAGGAGTGGTTTCAACGGTAGGCAGAGTTGGGGAAGCATTCATAGGATTAGGGGTTCTTGAGACTAAACTGTTTATAAAGCCAGGCGAGTAGAGCGCCGATCGCCTCTGCTAATACACTAATGACCCGATATAAGGCGACTCCACTGAGGATGATAGCAGGTGGATAGACTCCATCCAAGAGGGCGATCGCTGTGGCTTCAAAGACTCCCAATCCTCCGGGTGCGCCGGGAATGACTAAGCCGAGTAACCAGGCAAAGCTAAAGGCACTTAAGAGTTGGGGAACTTGCGCCATTTCTATGGTCGATAGGGCTGCCAGGGCAAATAAAAATCCTAGTCCTCGAATCAAGAGAAATCCCATTTCACCGAGTAAGGGTTTTAAGGGATAGCGCTTTAATTCGGCTGAGGGTTGCTCCTGGGCTGCTAGGTCTCCTTTTGCTTTCTTTTTCGAGAGAAAAGTGAGGATAGGATTCAATATCCGAGGATGAACGCCTATCAAGACGATGACTAAAGTTACTCCTTGCAGCAGTCCTCGGCTTTGAGGACTCGCACCTGCGGCTAGGATCAGGGCTGAAGCTGCCATGAGTAGGGGTTCCATTAGGGTGCTGAGGATGGCGATCGCTCCTGGAACACCCACACTTTGAGCGGCTCGAATGCGACCATAGAAGTGCCAGACATTACCGGGCAAATATTTGCCAATATTGGTGATCAGATAGGTTTGAATGCTCCAAATGGCTTTAACTCGTTGGTTGAACTCGGCTAAAATCCAGCCCCAGATCCAGCCTGACCAAATATGAGCGGCGATCGTAATCAGAAGGGCGATCGCCAAACTCATCCATCCCCACCCACTGATGCGGATTGCCAGTACCTCCTGCCAATGATCTTTGAAGGCTTTGGCCAGAAAAAACAACGCCAGCCCCACAATAAACCATCGTAG
The genomic region above belongs to Roseofilum reptotaenium CS-1145 and contains:
- a CDS encoding glycosyltransferase family 2 protein is translated as MNASPTLPTVETTPKPEISVIAPIYNEVESLPLLVEAISKILPQTQRTYELICVDDGSSDGSTELLTELAHKTPHLKAVILRRNYGQTPAMAAGFEYAQGNIFITLDADLQNDPADIPLLLETIEQGYDLVSGWRKQRQDDAVTRLLPSKIANWIIGKVTGVQLHDYGCSLKAYRAEVVADMNLYGELHRFLPALAFIEGARITEIPVRHHARQYGKSKYGLGRTFRVLMDLLTVWFMKTFLTRPMHIFGSMGLLSMFVGFLLGIYLTILKFGFGEEIGGRPLLILVVVLLLTGIQLFCFGLLGELLMRTYHESQNRPIYRVRSVIHQ
- a CDS encoding lysylphosphatidylglycerol synthase transmembrane domain-containing protein; translated protein: MKRFLERLVSTLKPYLRWFIVGLALFFLAKAFKDHWQEVLAIRISGWGWMSLAIALLITIAAHIWSGWIWGWILAEFNQRVKAIWSIQTYLITNIGKYLPGNVWHFYGRIRAAQSVGVPGAIAILSTLMEPLLMAASALILAAGASPQSRGLLQGVTLVIVLIGVHPRILNPILTFLSKKKAKGDLAAQEQPSAELKRYPLKPLLGEMGFLLIRGLGFLFALAALSTIEMAQVPQLLSAFSFAWLLGLVIPGAPGGLGVFEATAIALLDGVYPPAIILSGVALYRVISVLAEAIGALLAWLYKQFSLKNP